GAGGCGCCAGACGTCGCCGTGCACGATCGCGAGGCCGGCGAGGGCGGCCCCGAGCGCTTCGGAGCCGACGCCGCCCATGAAGAGGCGGGCCGGGTGGGCGTTGAACCACAGGAACCCCAGGAGCGCGCCGAGCAACGCCGCGGCGAACGGGTCGTGCAGGAACGCCAGCAGGACGACCGCCGTGACGCCGGCGGCGAGGCCGTCGAGGCCGTCGGTGAAGTTGAGGGCGTTGACGCTCCCGACGACGACGAAGGCGAAGCCGGCGACGTCGGCGGCGGGCACGCCGACCATCGTGTGGCCCTGCTGCACCGCCCACGCGCCGAAGGCGAGCCCGACGCCGGTCTGGGCCAGCAGGCGCCAGCGGGCCAGGACGCCGGTCGCGGCGTCCTCCCCGGGGCGGGCCTTGCGGGCGAGCGCCCCGAGGTCGTCCCACGCGCCGAGCGCGGCGGAGGCGGCGACGAGCCCCAGCAGCGCCGCGGCGGTCGCGAGGTCGCCGCCGGGGCGGTCGGGACCGAGGCCGAGGGTGGCGAGCACCCCCAGCGCGAGGGCGACGGGCAGGAAGGCGACGCCGCCCAGCGTGGGGGTGCCCTCCTTCACGAGGTGCCCTTCGGGCCCGTCGCGCCGCACGACCTTCCCCCACCCGCGCGTACGGGCGAGGGTCAGGAAGCCGCGGGTCGCGCCGGCGGCCAGCAGGGCGCCCGCCACGACCCACAGCGGGGCCGTCACGCGTCCTCGCCGAGGAGGGCGGCGACGACCCGTTCGAACCGTCCGCTGCGCGACGCCTTGACGAGCACGGTGCCCTCGCGCGGCAGCTCGCGCGCGAGGGCGAGGAGGCCGTCGAACGTCGTGCAGGTCACGCCCGGGTGGCCGGCGCGGACCGCGTCGGCGTGCGTCCCCGCGTAGAGGACGTGCTCCAGGCCGCGGGCGGCCTCCGCCATGGCGCGGTGGGCGGCGTCCGCCTCGTCCGCCAACTCCGCCATGTCGCCCAGGAGGGCGACGCGGGGTCCGGGGGCGGCGTGCAGGACCTCCAGCGCCTGCGCCATCGAGGCGGGGTTGGCGTTGTAGGTGTCGTCCAGCACCAGGCGCGCCCCGTCGCGCCGCACCTGCAGGCGGCCGTCCTCGAACCGCGCGTGGGGGAGGCGCGCGGCGGCGGCGCGCGGGTCGAGACCGAGGCGGTCCGCCACCGCGAGGACGCCGACGGCGCTTTCGGCGAGGCCGCGCCCGGGGCCGGGGAGCGCCACGCGAATCGGTGCGCCGCCGTCGGGGTCGACGGCCTCGAGGGTCGGGGCGAGGGCGGGCCCCTCCACGTGCGCGCGCCAGAGACCGACGTCGGGGGCGTCGGGCCACGGGCCGGCGTCGGCTTCGACGAGGCCGTACGGCGCGACGCGCAGCTGGAGCTCGGGGGCGAGCCGTCGCCAGGCGTCGATCGCGGCGACGCCGCGGGCCGCCCCGTGGAGGAGGCGGCCCTTCTCCCGGGCGACGGTGGCGACGTCCCCGAGCCCGTCGAGGTGCGCGGCGGCGATCGCGGTCAGGAGGCCCACGTCGGGACGCACGAGGTCGACGAGGCGGGCCATCTCGCCGACGTGGTCGATGCCCATCTCCAGCACGAGCGGCGCGCCGTCGTCCTCGCTCCAGGCGCGCACCAGGCGCCCGGCGAGGGCGTGGGGGGTGTTGAGGTTCCCTTCGCTGGCAGCGGCGCCGAGACCGGCCGTCAACAGGGCGCGGGCGGTCGTCTTGCCGGCGGACCCGGTCACGCCGATCACGGGTCCGCGGAGGCGGGCGCGGGCCCACCGCCCGAGCGCGAGGAGGGCGTCGCCGGGCGCCTCGACGACGAAGCCGCGGGGGTGGGGACGGTCGGACACGACGAGGGACGCGCCGGCGGCGAGGGCGGCGTCGGCGTGCTCGAGGCCGTGGTGCGTGGCGCCGGGCAGGGCGAAGAAGGCGGTGCCGGGCCGAACGTGCGCGTCGTGGTGCGCCGCGCCGGTGACGTCCGGGAGGGTGGTGGGATCCACACCGTCGGCGGGCGTCGCGTCGAGGAGGCGCGCGAGCGCCCCGGCGGTCAGGCGGCGGGGCGTCGGGGACGGAGCGGGGGAGGGCGCGGCGTCGGGCGTCACGTCGCCCCAGACTACCCGGCGGCGGGGGCGCGCCGGGTCGGGCCGTGCGGGGTCACCGGGCCGCCTCGGCGAGCGGCGTGGGGTCGGGCGCGACCCCCCAATGCGCGACGACTTCGCTGCCGATCGCGCGGAACAGCGGGGCGGCGGTGTAGGTGCTGCTGGCGCCGGCGTCGGGCTTCTGCAGCATGACGACCATGACGACCTCGGGATCGTCGGCGGGGAACATCCCGGCGAACGTCAGCGAGTACCAGCCGTCGGGGTAGGTGCCCTGCGCGGGGTCGTAGATGTCGGCGGTCCCGGTCTTGCCGGCGACCGCGACGCCGGGGATGGCGGTGTCGCGCAACGAGGAGCGCTCGACGGTGTGCTGCAGCATGCCGCGCACCTCGCGCGCGACGTCGGTCGACAGGACGCGGTGGGGGTCGGGCGTCGCTTCGTCCTCGACGAGGCGGGGCGGCACGTACACGCCGTCGGTGGCGAAGATCGCGTACGCCGCGGCGAGTTGCAGCGGGGTCGTGGCGACGCTCTGCCCGATCGTGACGCTGGCCTGGTCCTGCGGGACCCAGTCCTGCCAGGGGTTGAGGGTGCCGGGGCGGGTGTAGGCGGAGCGCAGCGGCAGCGACTGCCCGAAGCCGTAGTGGCGGAGCCAGGCGTGCAGCTCCTGCGGCTCGAACCGCTGCGTGAGGTTCAACATCGCGGTGTTGCTGGAGTAACGCAGCACGTCGCGGAGCGGCAGCGTGTCGGGGTGCGCGGCGACGTCGCGGAACGTCATGCTGCCGACCCGCATCGTGGGGGGCGCGTCGATCGCTTCGTCGGTCGTCGCGCGGTCGCTTTGCATGAGGGCTGCGACGACGAACGGCTTCATGACCGAGCCCGGTTCGTACTGCTGTAGGAAGCCCTGGTTGCGAATCGCGTCGCGCGATGCGCCCCGGAAGGCGTTCGGGTCGTAGGTGGGGAAACTGGCGGTGGCGAGGATGCGGCCGGTGTCGGCCTCGAGCATCACGACCGCGCCGTTCTCCGCGCCGGACGCCTCGACGCTGGCCTGCAGGTGGCGTTCGGCGGCGGACTGCAGGATCGGGTCGATCGTGAGGCGGACGTCGTCGCCGGCGGCGAGGCGGGCGTCGAGGGCGTACTCGATGCCCTCGAGGCCGTAGCGGCCGTCGGGTTGCAGGCGTCCGGAGAAGCCCACGACCTGCGCCGCGAGGGCGCCTTGGGGGTAGCGGCGGTGGGCGACGTCGCCGTCGGCGAGGATCGTGCCGTCGGCGGCCAGGATCCGACCGCGGTCGGGTGCGTCGGCGGGGGCGGTCGGCCAGATCGGGGCGCTACGCTGTTGCATCGCGAAGCCGGCGAACGCGGCGAGGAGCGGCAGGGCGATGAGCAGGAGCAGCATGCCGCGTCGCGCCAGCCGCAGTTCGCTGGGGCCGGTCCGACCCGTCGCGGGGGCCGGCGTGCGGACCGCACCGGTCGGTGCGAACGGGTGGCGGGGGTCGGAGGCGTTCAGCGCCACGTCGTCGTCACCTCCAGGGTCGGGGTCGGGTCGGGGACCGGCGGGATCGGGGGGGCGGGGAGGGGTTGGACGTGACGGACGATCTCGACGTCGGGGGCGGGCACCATGCCGCGCGCCTGCGCCCACCGCGCGACGGCGAGGGGGCCCTCGACGGCGGCGGCGTCGGCGCGGGCGTCGACGGTGGCGAGGCGCGCCGCGGCGAGGTCGGCGCGGAGCGTCGCCTCGTGACGCCCGAGCGCCTGGTTGTGCGCCCCGAGCGCCGCGAGGGCGAGGAGCAGCGTCAGGTAGAGCCCCACGAGGGTGCTGGGGGTCGCGAGGCGGGGACGGGTCATGCGGGCTCCTTGCGGGCGACGCGCAGTTTCGCGGCGCGGGCGCGGGGGTTGCGGTCGATTTCACGGGCCGAGGCGGTCTCGGGTTTCTTGGTGAGGGGCGTGAGGCGGGCCGCGTCGCGGAAGAAGCGCTTCACGATGCGGTCCTCGAGGCTGTGGTAGGTCAGCACGACGAGGCGGCCGTCGGGCGCCAACAGGCGGGCGGCGCCCTCGAGGCCCTCCTGCAGGGCGGCGAGTTCGTCGTTGACGTAGATGCGCAGGGCCTGGAAGGTGCGGCGGGCGGGGTGGTCGCGGCGGGGGCCGCCGGGGTACGCCGCGGCGATCACCTCGGCGAGGCGTCCGGTGGTGCGGATCGGCGCGTCGGTGCGGGCGCGCACCAGCGCGGCCGCGAGGCGGCGGCTGTGGCGTTCCTCGCCGTAGCGGTGGAGGATCGCGGCGAGCTCCGCTTCGCTCGCGTCGGCGACGACGTCGGCGGCGCTGCGTCCGGTGCCGCTCATGCGCATGTCGAGCGGTCCGTCGTGCCGGAAGGCGAAGCCGCGTTCCGCTTCGTCGAGTTGCATGCTGGACACCCCGAGGTCCATCAGGACGCCGTGCGGGGCGGGGACGGACGCGGAGGCGACCAGCGCTTCGACGTCGCGGAAGTCGCCGGGGACGAACGCCAGGTCGGGGCCGGCGAGTCGCGCCGCGCGGGGGGCGGCGTCGGGGTCGCGGTCGATGGCGACGACCTTCGCGCCGCGCGCCAACAGGGCGCGGGTATGCCCGCCGGCGCCGAAGGTCGCGTCGACGTACCAGCGGCCCGCCTCGACGTGAAGGGCGTCGAGGCAGCGCTCGAGCATCACCGGGACGTGGGGGGCGTCGGTCGACCCGCCCGTGGGGCCGGAGCCGCCGGCGGCGCCGGAGGCGGCGGCCCCGGAGGCGGCGGCGATGGGGAAGGGGACGGGCGCGATCATCCGATCAACTCCGACAGCAGGCCGGGGGCGGGCGGTTCGACCTGCACGTCGTCGAGCAGGTCGTGCCAGCGACTCTCGTTCCACAGTTCGAGGCGGTTGGGGGCGCCGGTGACGATGACCGGGCCCTCGTCGGCGTCGAGCTTCGCGAAGGTCCGAAGGGGGGTGGGGAGGCTGATGCGGCCGGCGCCGTCGAGTTTGGCCTTCGCCGCACCGGAGTAGAAGAAGCGCACGAACGATCGGGCGTCGGCGTCGGTGAGCGGGAGCTCCTCGAGGCGGGCTTCGATGCGGCTCCAGGCGCCGACGGGGAAGACGTAGAGGCAGCCCTCCATACCGCGGGTGACGACCATGCCGTCCGCGACGAAGTCGCGGAAGGCGGGCGGGACGATGACGCGTCCCTTGTCGTCCACCGAGTACTGGTACTCACCGAAGGGCAATGGCTCGCTCCCGCGTCCGGAGTCTTCGGGGGTGGCACGGTGCACCACACGTCCTCCCCGAGATGCCCCAATCTAGCACATCTCTCCCACGATCTCCCACCTTTTCCCACGAATGGGGCGAATTCCACACGCGCGCGCCGTTTCCTCCCACGAGCACGGGATCCCCACGCCCTTCCGGGGCGCAGGCGGGCGGGGCGCGGCCGGACCGGCGGGTGGGGCGGACGCACCGCCGGCGCGCGTGCAGGCGCCCCCGACCCCCGGAGGGTGGGAGCGGGTGGGGGCCGGGGGGAGAACCGTCCGCGCCCGGGGGCTGCGAGGGTCAGGCCAGTCGGTGGTCGCGGGCGACGCCGTCCAGCCGCTCCGCCGCGACGTCGTGCCCCGATGCCGCAACGGCGTCGCGCATGGCGCCGAAGGGACGGCGGAGACTCTGGCGCTGCGTCCCGTCGACCGCATGCAGCTCGAGGTCGAGGCGGTG
The sequence above is drawn from the Trueperaceae bacterium genome and encodes:
- the rsmH gene encoding 16S rRNA (cytosine(1402)-N(4))-methyltransferase RsmH, whose protein sequence is MIAPVPFPIAAASGAAASGAAGGSGPTGGSTDAPHVPVMLERCLDALHVEAGRWYVDATFGAGGHTRALLARGAKVVAIDRDPDAAPRAARLAGPDLAFVPGDFRDVEALVASASVPAPHGVLMDLGVSSMQLDEAERGFAFRHDGPLDMRMSGTGRSAADVVADASEAELAAILHRYGEERHSRRLAAALVRARTDAPIRTTGRLAEVIAAAYPGGPRRDHPARRTFQALRIYVNDELAALQEGLEGAARLLAPDGRLVVLTYHSLEDRIVKRFFRDAARLTPLTKKPETASAREIDRNPRARAAKLRVARKEPA
- a CDS encoding penicillin-binding protein 2; protein product: MALNASDPRHPFAPTGAVRTPAPATGRTGPSELRLARRGMLLLLIALPLLAAFAGFAMQQRSAPIWPTAPADAPDRGRILAADGTILADGDVAHRRYPQGALAAQVVGFSGRLQPDGRYGLEGIEYALDARLAAGDDVRLTIDPILQSAAERHLQASVEASGAENGAVVMLEADTGRILATASFPTYDPNAFRGASRDAIRNQGFLQQYEPGSVMKPFVVAALMQSDRATTDEAIDAPPTMRVGSMTFRDVAAHPDTLPLRDVLRYSSNTAMLNLTQRFEPQELHAWLRHYGFGQSLPLRSAYTRPGTLNPWQDWVPQDQASVTIGQSVATTPLQLAAAYAIFATDGVYVPPRLVEDEATPDPHRVLSTDVAREVRGMLQHTVERSSLRDTAIPGVAVAGKTGTADIYDPAQGTYPDGWYSLTFAGMFPADDPEVVMVVMLQKPDAGASSTYTAAPLFRAIGSEVVAHWGVAPDPTPLAEAAR
- a CDS encoding Mur ligase family protein, whose amino-acid sequence is MTPDAAPSPAPSPTPRRLTAGALARLLDATPADGVDPTTLPDVTGAAHHDAHVRPGTAFFALPGATHHGLEHADAALAAGASLVVSDRPHPRGFVVEAPGDALLALGRWARARLRGPVIGVTGSAGKTTARALLTAGLGAAASEGNLNTPHALAGRLVRAWSEDDGAPLVLEMGIDHVGEMARLVDLVRPDVGLLTAIAAAHLDGLGDVATVAREKGRLLHGAARGVAAIDAWRRLAPELQLRVAPYGLVEADAGPWPDAPDVGLWRAHVEGPALAPTLEAVDPDGGAPIRVALPGPGRGLAESAVGVLAVADRLGLDPRAAAARLPHARFEDGRLQVRRDGARLVLDDTYNANPASMAQALEVLHAAPGPRVALLGDMAELADEADAAHRAMAEAARGLEHVLYAGTHADAVRAGHPGVTCTTFDGLLALARELPREGTVLVKASRSGRFERVVAALLGEDA
- the mraZ gene encoding division/cell wall cluster transcriptional repressor MraZ; amino-acid sequence: MVHRATPEDSGRGSEPLPFGEYQYSVDDKGRVIVPPAFRDFVADGMVVTRGMEGCLYVFPVGAWSRIEARLEELPLTDADARSFVRFFYSGAAKAKLDGAGRISLPTPLRTFAKLDADEGPVIVTGAPNRLELWNESRWHDLLDDVQVEPPAPGLLSELIG